The following is a genomic window from Gemmatimonadota bacterium.
TCCCCACCGGACCCCGTTTGACGCCGCGCGCGCGCCGCCGGATCTTCCGAGAGCCCGCGACTGCAGGGCGAATCGCCGATTGCCAAAGGGACGATGAAGTCCTACCAGCAGCTCTTCGCCGAACTGAAGCGACGCCGGGTATTCCGCGTGATGGCGGTGTACGGCGTCGTCGGGTTCGTGGTGCTCCAGATCGTGGACCTTGCGGTCCCGGCGCTGCTGCTCCCGGAGTGGACCTACCGGTTCGTGGCGCTGATCCTGCTGCTCGGGCTCCCGGTAGCGGTGGTGCTTGCCTGGGCGCTGGAGGTGACACCGGACGGGGTGCGGCGCACGGGCGAGGCCGCCCCGGGCGAGCTTGCAGAGATCATCGCGGCCCCTGCCTCGAAGCGCTGGCCCTCCGGCGTGCTGGCGCTGCTGGGCATCGTCGCTCTGGTCGGCAGCGGCTGGTGGATCGGTCGACGGTCGGTGGTCGACGACACCGATGGCGCGAGCGCAGAGGTCGCCGGCGCCGCCGCGGTACCGGCCGAAGCCGACGATCGCCCCTCCATCGCCGTGTTCCCGTTCGCGGACATGAGCCCCCAGGGCGACCAGGAGTACTTCAGCGACGGCATCACCGAGGAGCTGCTCAACGCGCTCGCCAACGTCCGCGAGCTGAAGGTCGCCGCGCGCACCTCGGCGTTCGCGTTCAAGGGGCGCGACCTGACCGCCGAGCAGCTCGGCGACACGCTGCGCGTGGCCTACCTCGTCGAGGGGAGCGTGCGCAAGGCGGAAAACCAGCTCCGTATCACGGCCCAGCTCATAGACACCTCGGACGGCTCCCACTTGTGGTCCGACCAGTACGACCGCGAGCTGCGCGACGTCTTCGCCATCCAGACGGAGATCGCCGAGGCCATCGCGGACGAGTTGAGGGTTCCCCTGGGCCTGGACGACGCTCGAGACCTCGTCTCGCCGACCGCGAGCCTCGAAGCGTACGACCTCTACCTCGCGGGCCGGGCCCGAATGCGGGAGCGCGGAGCGGGCGTGTTCGAGGCCGCGGAGCTGTTCGAGGCGTCGATCGCGCTGGACTCGACGTGGGCGCCGGCGTGGGCGGGCCTGGCAGAAAGCCGCGCGCTCACGCCCATGTACGCGGACGAGGCGGGCGACTCGGTGTGGGCGGAGAGCCTCCCAGAGGCCGAGACCGCGGCGCAGCGTGCGCTGGAGCTGGACCCGGACAACGCGTCTGCGCTCGTCGCGCTCGGCAACGTGTACCGCGACAGTTGGGAATGGGCAGAGGCCGAGGAGGCCTACCTGCGCGCACTCGCGCTCGACCCGGACGACGTGGAGGCGCACCAGCAGTACGCCGAGTACCTGGGCTTCGTGGGCCGGCTCGACGAGGCGCTGCTCGAGGCACGCCGGGCCCTGAACCTCGACCGCGCGTCCATCCGCGTGAACGTCGCGGCGTACATCGCCGCCTACAACGGGCTGTACGACGAAGCGATCCGGCTTTTTTCGGCGGCAATCGATGCCGAGCCCGATGACCCGCTGCTGGGCTTACACTACGGCGATCGGTTAGCCACCTACGCCTGGGCTGGCAGGTGGGCTGAGGTCCGTCGCGAGCTCCTCTCGGGGAACACCGGCACCCCGGCCGAGATCGAGCGGTGGCGCAGCGCATGGCCTGCCGACGTCGAGCGGCCGACTCCCGCCATCGTGGACGCGCTTGCAGACGGGGCGTGGGATGTCAGCACCGCCATGTGGATCCACCTCGGCCGGCCCGACCGGGCGCTCGACCTCATCGAGGCCAGCTTCACAGTGGTCTCTTTCGGTCTTACCACGCATCTGTGGTCTCCGCCTTTCGAGTCGCTCCTGGGCGAACCCCGCTTCCAGGCGGTGCTGCGGCGGGTGGGGCTCGAAGGCCGACGGCCCACGCGGGTGGGGGCGGAGTGAGGTTGTCTGGCCCCTGAGGTCGGGCGAGCATGACGGGGCCGCCGACTTTTTCGACGAGCTGGCGCGCGACGGGCCGATGTCCCGGTCCGCCATGCGCGCCGCCCACGTTTCCGCGGAAACGTCCCCGGGAGGTCGATGACGCCGGCCGTCGCCCGCCCGCCGCCTCCATCGCAGCCCCCCAGTCCTCCATCGCAGCC
Proteins encoded in this region:
- a CDS encoding tetratricopeptide repeat protein → MKSYQQLFAELKRRRVFRVMAVYGVVGFVVLQIVDLAVPALLLPEWTYRFVALILLLGLPVAVVLAWALEVTPDGVRRTGEAAPGELAEIIAAPASKRWPSGVLALLGIVALVGSGWWIGRRSVVDDTDGASAEVAGAAAVPAEADDRPSIAVFPFADMSPQGDQEYFSDGITEELLNALANVRELKVAARTSAFAFKGRDLTAEQLGDTLRVAYLVEGSVRKAENQLRITAQLIDTSDGSHLWSDQYDRELRDVFAIQTEIAEAIADELRVPLGLDDARDLVSPTASLEAYDLYLAGRARMRERGAGVFEAAELFEASIALDSTWAPAWAGLAESRALTPMYADEAGDSVWAESLPEAETAAQRALELDPDNASALVALGNVYRDSWEWAEAEEAYLRALALDPDDVEAHQQYAEYLGFVGRLDEALLEARRALNLDRASIRVNVAAYIAAYNGLYDEAIRLFSAAIDAEPDDPLLGLHYGDRLATYAWAGRWAEVRRELLSGNTGTPAEIERWRSAWPADVERPTPAIVDALADGAWDVSTAMWIHLGRPDRALDLIEASFTVVSFGLTTHLWSPPFESLLGEPRFQAVLRRVGLEGRRPTRVGAE